From one Lotus japonicus ecotype B-129 chromosome 3, LjGifu_v1.2 genomic stretch:
- the LOC130747066 gene encoding probable carboxylesterase 15 has translation MSKTVVDDCRGVLQVYSDGSIVRASHPAFNVPYHDDGTVLWKDVVFDPANDLQLRLYKPADSTGSKLPIFYYFHGGGFCIGSRTWLNCQNYCSQLACQLRAVVVAPDYRLGPENRLPAAIEDGYTALTWLRDQAVSADLDPWLSDVADFSRVFISGDSAGGNTAHNLAARLGFGSPELAPVRVRGYVMLAPFFGGTVLTKSEAEGPKDAFLNLELIDRFWRLSLPIGDNTDHPLVNPFGPRSKSLEEIDLDPILVVVGEKDLLKDRAKDYTMRLKNWGKDIEYVEFEGQQHGFFTIDPNSEPSKKLMLLIKQFIEKYSGKD, from the exons ATGTCCAAAACTGTGGTAGATGACTGTCGTGGTGTCCTTCAGGTCTATAGCGACGGTTCCATAGTTCGCGCTTCGCACCCCGCCTTCAACGTCCCCTACCACGACGACGGTACTGTTTTGTGGAAAGATGTTGTTTTTGACCCTGCAAACGACCTTCAACTTCGGCTCTATAAGCCAGCCGATTCAACTGGCTCCAAGCTTCCCATTTTTTATTACTTCCATGGCGGTGGCTTCTGCATCGGCTCGCGGACTTGGCTAAATTGCCAAAACTATTGCTCGCAGCTAGCTTGTCAGCTTCGAGCTGTTGTTGTTGCTCCTGATTATCGGCTCGGGCCGGAGAACCGGCTCCCAGCCGCAATTGAGGATGGTTACACAGCTCTAACGTGGCTTCGAGACCAAGCTGTGAGCGCTGATCTGGACCCGTGGTTGAGCGATGTGGCTGATTTTAGCCGGGTTTTTATTTCAGGTGACTCGGCTGGTGGTAACACAGCTCACAATTTAGCAGCTCGGCTTGGGTTTGGGTCGCCCGAGTTGGCGCCGGTTCGGGTTAGGGGTTATGTTATGCTGGCACCTTTCTTTGGTGGAACTGTCCTAACCAAGTCAGAAGCTGAAGGGCCAAAAGATGCTTTTCTCAATTTAGAACTTATTGACAG GTTTTGGAGGCTTTCTTTACCTATTGGGGACAATACTGATCACCCCCTTGTGAATCCATTTGGACCTCGTAGTAAGAGTCTTGAAGAAATTGATCTTGACCCAATTCTGGTGGTGGTTGGAGAAAAAGATTTGCTTAAAGACAGGGCAAAAGATTATACAATGAGGCTTAAGAATTGGGGTAAAGATATAGAGTATGTGGAATTTGAAGGACAACAACATGGGTTCTTCACTATTGATCCCAATTCGGAACCATCAAAGAAGTTGATGTTGCTCATCAAACAATTCATAGAGAAGTATTCAGGCAAAGATTAA
- the LOC130747067 gene encoding fasciclin-like arabinogalactan protein 15, with translation MAMDGGGIYGGTTIFYTSLLLFSIFSISSQSSQIPGSGPGQINSNSILVALLDSHYTELAELVEKAMLLQTLEQTVGSHNITIFAPKNEALERDLDPDFKRFLLEPRNLHSLQTLLKSHIIPMRISGSENAPGSTHHRTLAGHHHLRLETNGTGRQCCVDGSRILHPDAITRPDGVIHGIERLLIPRSVQDDFNRRRSLTSIAAVKPESAPVVDPRTHRLKKQPPPQKPGSSPVLPIYDAMAPGPSLAPAPAPGPGGPHHHFNGEAQVKDFIHTLLHYGGYNEMADILVNLTSLATEMGRLVSEGYVLTVLAPNDEAMAKLTTEQLSEPGAPEQIMYYHLIPEYQTEESMYNAVRRFGKVRYDTLRLPHKVVAQEADGSVKFGHGDGSAYLFDPDIFTDGRISVQGIDGVLLPPQEQDEEEDEKEKPVTRTRSGQPAKVVVKQRRGKLLEATCWMLGTVGQHSRFTSCQ, from the exons ATGGCCATGGATGGCGGCGGCATCTATGGCGGCACCACCATCTTCTACACttccctcctcctcttctcaaTCTTCTCCATCTCATCACAGTCTTCTCAAATTCCGGGTTCGGGTCCGGGTCAAATAAACTCCAACTCCATCTTGGTAGCACTTCTGGACTCACATTACACTGAGCTAGCAGAGCTCGTAGAGAAAGCAATGCTTCTTCAAACCTTAGAACAAACAGTGGGCTCTCACAACATCACCATCTTCGCTCCCAAAAACGAAGCTCTAGAGCGAGATCTCGACCCTGATTTCAAGCGCTTCCTCCTCGAACCCAGAAACCTTCACTCTCTCCAGACACTTCTCAAGTCCCACATCATCCCCATGAGAATCAGTGGATCCGAAAACGCTCCCGGGTCGACCCACCACCGCACACTCGCCGGACACCACCACCTGAGATTGGAGACAAACGGAACGGGTCGGCAGTGTTGCGTTGATGGCTCCCGGATCCTCCACCCGGACGCGATTACCCGACCCGACGGTGTCATCCACGGGATCGAGCGTTTACTCATCCCCCGCTCCGTCCAAGACGACTTCAACCGCCGCCGGAGCCTCACCTCAATCGCCGCCGTGAAGCCAGAGTCCGCGCCGGTGGTTGACCCGAGAACCCACCGGTTAAAGAAACAACCACCACCGCAGAAACCAGGTTCATCCCCTGTTTTACCGATCTACGACGCAATGGCTCCGGGTCCTTCCCTCGCTCCGGCGCCAGCACCAGGCCCCGGCGGGCCCCACCACCACTTCAACGGCGAGGCCCAGGTGAAGGACTTCATCCACACGCTTCTCCACTACGGCGGGTACAACGAGATGGCGGACATTCTCGTCAACCTCACCTCCTTAGCCACCGAAATGGGTCGGTTGGTTTCCGAAGGCTACGTTCTCACCGTCCTCGCTCCCAACGATGAAGCCATGGCGAAACTGACGACGGAGCAGTTGAGTGAACCCGGTGCGCCGGAGCAGATCATGTACTACCATTTGATCCCGGAGTATCAGACGGAGGAGAGTATGTACAATGCGGTTCGGAGATTTGGGAAGGTGAGGTATGATACGCTCCGGCTACCGCATAAGGTGGTGGCGCAGGAGGCTGATGGGTCGGTGAAATTCGGGCACGGTGATGGGTCGGCTTATTTGTTCGACCCGGATATCTTCACCGATGGAAGGATCTCAGTGCAAGGGATTGATGGGGTGTTGTTACCTCCACAAGaacaagatgaagaagaagatgagaaggagAAACCGGTGACCCGTACCCGTTCGGGTCAACCCGCTAAGGTTGTTGTCAAGCAAAGAAGAG GAAAATTACTAGAAGCAACATGCTGGATGCTTGGAACAGTTGGACAACATTCTAGATTCACCTCTTGTCAATAA